One window from the genome of Candidatus Synechococcus calcipolaris G9 encodes:
- the dxr gene encoding 1-deoxy-D-xylulose-5-phosphate reductoisomerase, with amino-acid sequence MKALTLLGSTGSIGTQTLDIVEHHPDRFRIVGLAAGRNLERLIPQIRQFRPAIASISDPDQLPDLKTAIADLDPAPILVAGPSGLNEVAAYGDAEAVVTGIVGCAGLLPTLTAIKAGKDIALANKETLIAGGPVVLPLIEKHGVKLLPADSEHSAIFQCLQGVPVGGLKKIILTASGGAFRDWPVEKLAQVTVADALKHPNWSMGPKITVDSATLMNKGLEVIEAHYLFGVGYDHIDIVIHPQSIIHSLIELQDTSVLAQLGWPDMRLPLLYALSWPERITTDWPRLDLVKSGDLTFRAPDHQKYPCMGLAYAAGRAGGAMPAVLNAANEQAVALFLEEKIDFLDIPRLIETTCDRYRLDNPSEPTLEDILSADRWARQAVIHSSQAGSATVVAIAP; translated from the coding sequence GTGAAGGCACTGACTCTCCTTGGCTCAACAGGCTCCATTGGCACCCAGACCCTTGATATTGTTGAGCATCACCCCGATCGCTTTCGCATTGTTGGTCTAGCGGCGGGCCGCAATTTAGAGCGATTGATTCCCCAAATTCGTCAGTTCCGTCCAGCAATTGCCAGTATTAGCGACCCTGACCAATTACCAGACCTGAAAACAGCGATCGCCGATCTCGACCCAGCCCCGATTCTGGTTGCTGGCCCCAGTGGCTTAAATGAGGTTGCTGCCTACGGAGATGCGGAAGCCGTTGTCACCGGAATTGTCGGCTGTGCCGGTTTGCTGCCCACCCTAACGGCCATTAAAGCTGGCAAAGATATTGCCCTCGCCAATAAAGAAACCCTCATTGCTGGCGGCCCAGTGGTTTTACCCCTGATCGAAAAACATGGCGTGAAACTATTACCCGCAGATTCGGAACATTCTGCTATTTTTCAATGCTTGCAGGGGGTTCCCGTGGGGGGACTGAAAAAAATCATCCTGACGGCCTCCGGTGGCGCATTTCGAGACTGGCCCGTAGAAAAACTTGCCCAGGTGACGGTCGCCGATGCCCTCAAGCACCCGAACTGGTCCATGGGGCCCAAAATTACCGTTGATTCTGCCACCCTGATGAATAAGGGCCTGGAAGTGATTGAGGCCCACTATCTATTTGGTGTGGGCTATGACCACATTGATATTGTCATCCATCCCCAAAGTATTATCCATTCACTCATTGAGCTACAGGACACCTCGGTTCTGGCCCAGTTGGGATGGCCGGATATGCGATTACCCCTGCTCTATGCCCTCTCCTGGCCAGAACGGATCACCACAGATTGGCCCCGCCTAGATTTAGTCAAGTCCGGGGATTTGACCTTCCGCGCCCCTGATCACCAAAAATATCCCTGTATGGGTTTGGCATATGCAGCGGGCCGGGCCGGGGGAGCCATGCCAGCGGTTCTAAATGCAGCCAATGAACAGGCCGTGGCCCTATTTTTAGAAGAGAAAATTGACTTCCTCGATATTCCTCGCCTCATTGAAACCACCTGCGATCGCTACC
- a CDS encoding DUF29 domain-containing protein: MTVLPLSPSLYDRDYALWIEDTLTHLRNRDGTSLDWQNLVEEMDALGKSQKREIESRLRVLLTHLLKRCYVPSPEDYRGWQNTIAEQRSELELLLKQSPSLKAYFLNVLPPAYAYADQRVRADYPHIPFPQVCPFELDMEIIGDRRFW; encoded by the coding sequence ATGACAGTCTTGCCCCTCTCCCCATCCCTCTACGATCGCGACTATGCCCTATGGATTGAGGATACCCTGACCCATCTACGGAATCGGGATGGAACGTCCTTGGATTGGCAGAACTTAGTCGAGGAAATGGATGCCTTGGGCAAGTCTCAAAAGCGGGAAATTGAAAGTCGGCTCCGGGTTTTGTTAACCCATCTATTAAAGCGGTGTTATGTCCCTAGCCCTGAAGATTATCGTGGCTGGCAAAACACGATTGCAGAGCAACGCAGCGAACTAGAACTCCTGCTGAAACAATCCCCCAGCTTGAAGGCCTATTTTCTCAATGTCCTCCCCCCCGCCTATGCCTATGCCGACCAGAGGGTTCGGGCTGATTATCCCCATATTCCCTTCCCCCAGGTTTGTCCCTTTGAATTAGATATGGAGATCATTGGCGATCGCCGGTTTTGGTAA
- the nrdR gene encoding transcriptional regulator NrdR, with protein MQCPFCHHTDSRVLESRSAEAGQSVRRRRECLHCDRRFTTYERIEFVPISVIKRNGDRESFDRSKLLRGIVTACEKTGISSHAIETLVDEIEADLQLRSLREVASAEIGEAALTRLRQLSEVAYVRFASVYRQFQGISDFVEELDFLKQDIKQNIKQEVKQPLKQDQDNPEDHYLARATAPQ; from the coding sequence ATGCAGTGTCCCTTTTGTCACCATACCGATAGTCGGGTGCTTGAGTCCCGATCCGCTGAAGCGGGTCAAAGTGTGCGGCGACGACGGGAATGTTTGCACTGCGATCGCCGGTTTACCACCTACGAGCGAATTGAGTTTGTACCCATTTCAGTGATCAAGCGGAATGGCGATCGCGAATCCTTTGATCGATCCAAACTGTTGCGGGGCATTGTCACCGCCTGTGAAAAAACCGGCATTTCTAGTCATGCCATCGAAACCTTGGTGGATGAAATTGAAGCGGATCTGCAATTGCGATCGCTGCGGGAGGTGGCCAGTGCGGAAATTGGTGAAGCGGCCTTAACCCGTCTGCGACAACTAAGTGAAGTGGCCTACGTTCGTTTTGCATCGGTCTATCGCCAGTTTCAGGGCATTAGTGATTTTGTTGAAGAATTGGATTTTCTCAAACAAGATATTAAGCAAAATATCAAACAAGAGGTCAAACAACCGCTCAAACAGGATCAAGACAATCCCGAAGATCACTATTTGGCTAGGGCTACGGCCCCTCAATAG